One Clostridium estertheticum DNA segment encodes these proteins:
- a CDS encoding FAD-binding oxidoreductase has protein sequence MSKKYTGFTPDWYEETAPEKSYRSILRWGNPKEFKHPNWRLYKLMKSTFNMTDEDFKQKQKMGLEEVSYNLPIALTSAQIDSFKEIVGGENVLEDEYSRLQVAYGKTMIDLMRLREGIAENVPDIVIHPRDKEDIKKIVEYCNNEKINVYVYGGGSSVTRGVECTKSGITLDMRVHMNKVIKFNEINQTITVEAGMSGPELEETLNNAVQLFNAKRAYTCGHFPQSFEFSVVGGWVVTRGAGQNSTYFGKIEDMVICQEYITPAGIIKTEEYPANATGPSIDEIMMGSEGAFGILVSATLKIFRYMPENQRKFSYMFKNWQDAMDAAREIMQGQFGFPSVFRLSDPEETDVAMKLYGVEGTPIEKVMEMKGFKSGEKCMFLGFTDGEKDFTKVVKKSVHKICKKYGAMYTTKYVTEGWEKGRFRDPYMREDLQDYGIMTDTLECSVTWDTMKEVHAGVRKYCKSRPNTICMTHMSHVYPQGANLYFIFIAKINNIDEYLDYQYGILDNIQKYGAAMSHHHGIGKMTAPWLEDQIGKNQMEVYRALKNHFDPNNIMNPGGTIGLDLPDDKKRVVKR, from the coding sequence AAATCCTACAGATCCATTTTAAGATGGGGGAATCCAAAAGAATTTAAACATCCTAACTGGAGACTTTATAAGCTTATGAAAAGCACCTTTAATATGACAGATGAGGATTTTAAACAAAAACAGAAAATGGGACTAGAAGAAGTTTCATATAATTTGCCTATTGCACTTACAAGTGCGCAAATAGATTCATTTAAGGAAATAGTAGGTGGAGAAAATGTACTGGAAGACGAGTATTCAAGACTTCAAGTGGCATATGGAAAGACAATGATTGACCTTATGAGACTAAGGGAAGGAATTGCTGAAAATGTACCAGACATAGTAATTCATCCAAGGGATAAGGAAGATATAAAAAAAATAGTTGAATACTGTAATAATGAAAAAATAAATGTGTATGTGTATGGTGGCGGATCTTCAGTAACTAGAGGAGTAGAGTGTACAAAGTCTGGAATTACCCTTGATATGAGAGTACATATGAATAAAGTAATTAAATTTAATGAAATCAATCAAACCATAACTGTAGAAGCTGGTATGTCTGGTCCTGAGTTAGAAGAGACGCTAAATAATGCAGTGCAACTATTTAATGCAAAAAGAGCATATACCTGTGGACATTTCCCTCAATCCTTTGAATTTTCTGTGGTAGGAGGATGGGTGGTTACAAGGGGAGCAGGGCAAAACTCCACGTATTTTGGAAAAATTGAAGATATGGTTATTTGTCAAGAATATATTACTCCAGCAGGAATAATTAAAACTGAGGAATATCCTGCAAACGCAACAGGTCCATCCATTGATGAAATAATGATGGGTAGTGAAGGTGCATTTGGAATTTTAGTGTCTGCAACACTTAAAATATTTAGATATATGCCTGAAAATCAAAGAAAGTTTTCTTATATGTTTAAAAACTGGCAAGATGCTATGGATGCCGCTAGAGAAATAATGCAAGGTCAATTTGGTTTTCCATCTGTGTTCAGACTTTCAGACCCAGAGGAAACAGATGTGGCTATGAAACTCTATGGAGTAGAAGGTACACCTATTGAAAAAGTTATGGAAATGAAGGGCTTTAAAAGTGGAGAAAAATGCATGTTCCTTGGCTTTACTGATGGAGAAAAAGACTTTACAAAAGTTGTTAAAAAAAGTGTTCACAAGATATGCAAAAAATATGGTGCCATGTATACTACTAAATATGTAACTGAAGGATGGGAAAAAGGAAGATTCAGAGATCCATACATGAGAGAAGACCTTCAAGACTATGGCATAATGACAGATACACTAGAATGCAGTGTGACCTGGGATACAATGAAAGAAGTCCACGCAGGGGTAAGGAAGTATTGTAAGAGTAGGCCGAATACAATATGCATGACCCATATGTCTCATGTTTACCCGCAAGGAGCAAATTTATATTTTATATTTATTGCAAAAATAAATAATATAGATGAATACCTAGATTATCAATATGGAATATTAGATAACATACAAAAATATGGAGCAGCCATGAGTCATCATCATGGTATTGGAAAGATGACTGCACCTTGGCTGGAAGATCAAATTGGAAAAAACCAAATGGAAGTTTATAGAGCGCTAAAAAATCATTTTGATCCTAACAATATAATGAATCCTGGTGGAACCATAGGACTTGATCTGCCTGATGATAAAAAGAGGGTAGTAAAGAGGTAA
- the dsdA gene encoding D-serine ammonia-lyase, whose protein sequence is MKNKLVAGKTIQEWTSRFPLINNMINDEEVFWVNPKYTVFDEAAKKINLTEDDVKDAEERLNRFSPFIMAHFPETKDKNGIIESPIVRIPNMQGAISKMFDQETLGDLILKMDSHLAIAGSIKARGGIYEVLKHTEDLALENNLITLEDDYSKLAQDEYRKFFNQYTIQVGSTGNLGLSIGIMSAKVGYKVVVHMSSDAKQWKKDLLRSKGVTVVEYASDYSEAVKEGRKLSDADPKSYFVDDENSENLFLGYSVAAGRLKKQLEDMNIVINPDNQLFVYLPCGVGGGPGGVAFGLKLIFKDNVHCFFAEPTHSPCMLLGMMTEKNEEVCVQDFGIDNITAADGLAVGRPSGFVGKTLEELLSGIYTVQDDKLHALLSTLADTEKIYLEPSACAGIPGIVELFKNESHLEYLKKNNLIDKMSNAVHIAWATGGSLVPKESMDEYYRLGLEALKNY, encoded by the coding sequence ATGAAAAACAAACTGGTTGCAGGTAAGACTATACAGGAATGGACTTCAAGATTTCCATTAATAAATAATATGATAAATGATGAAGAGGTATTTTGGGTAAATCCTAAATACACTGTTTTTGATGAAGCTGCGAAAAAGATAAATTTAACAGAAGATGATGTAAAAGATGCCGAAGAAAGATTAAATCGTTTTTCACCGTTTATAATGGCTCATTTTCCAGAAACAAAAGATAAAAATGGAATAATAGAATCTCCTATAGTAAGAATTCCAAATATGCAGGGAGCTATTTCAAAAATGTTTGATCAAGAAACACTTGGTGATTTGATTTTAAAAATGGACAGTCATCTTGCCATCGCAGGTTCTATTAAAGCTAGAGGTGGAATATATGAAGTATTAAAACATACTGAGGACCTTGCTTTAGAAAACAACTTAATAACACTCGAAGATGATTATTCAAAATTAGCACAGGATGAATACAGAAAATTCTTCAATCAGTATACTATTCAAGTAGGCTCTACAGGGAATTTAGGATTAAGTATTGGTATAATGAGTGCAAAAGTAGGCTATAAAGTAGTAGTTCACATGTCTTCAGATGCAAAACAGTGGAAAAAAGATCTTTTAAGAAGTAAAGGTGTTACTGTTGTTGAATATGCGTCAGATTACAGTGAAGCAGTTAAAGAAGGAAGAAAGCTTTCTGATGCAGATCCAAAAAGCTACTTTGTAGATGACGAAAATTCCGAAAATTTATTCTTGGGCTACAGTGTTGCTGCAGGAAGATTAAAAAAACAATTAGAGGATATGAATATAGTCATTAATCCAGACAACCAACTTTTCGTATATCTCCCATGTGGCGTTGGCGGTGGTCCTGGCGGGGTCGCCTTTGGATTAAAATTGATATTCAAAGACAATGTCCACTGCTTCTTTGCAGAACCAACCCATTCTCCATGTATGCTTTTAGGCATGATGACAGAAAAGAATGAAGAAGTATGTGTCCAAGACTTCGGCATTGATAACATTACTGCAGCTGATGGATTAGCTGTTGGAAGACCCTCTGGTTTTGTGGGAAAAACTTTAGAAGAATTATTGAGTGGTATTTATACAGTTCAGGATGATAAATTACATGCTCTATTAAGTACTTTAGCTGATACTGAAAAAATTTATTTAGAGCCTTCAGCTTGCGCTGGAATTCCTGGAATTGTGGAACTATTTAAAAATGAATCTCATTTAGAATATCTTAAGAAAAATAATTTAATTGATAAAATGTCAAATGCAGTGCATATAGCTTGGGCTACAGGTGGCAGCCTTGTACCAAAAGAATCTATGGATGAATATTATAGATTAGGACTCGAAGCTTTAAAAAATTATTAA